One stretch of Lysobacter sp. TY2-98 DNA includes these proteins:
- a CDS encoding SOS response-associated peptidase, with amino-acid sequence MRRFAQAFLPEALPAGLPGGVAAALAASPERYNIAVRKPAAIILDVGSGTDVGDALWGLVPSWSKTPDTKYTTVTARLDRASSSRIYRSAWEKRRCVIPMTGYYKWDRTVKPARPYFIQSRAGEVLFAAGLWDRWPADAPEMLTFTVLTMPNSAIPPPLVPDGPVFLPAGKVDDWIAGPWFAQRFLSGMRQPALEAYAVSRAIRDREVDDYTLLEPAAATDDGTPLPDDESWLDDEDID; translated from the coding sequence ATGCGTCGATTCGCCCAGGCCTTCCTGCCCGAGGCGCTGCCCGCGGGCCTGCCGGGCGGCGTCGCCGCTGCGCTCGCCGCGTCGCCCGAGCGCTACAACATCGCCGTGCGCAAGCCGGCGGCGATCATCCTCGACGTCGGTTCCGGGACCGATGTCGGCGATGCGCTGTGGGGCCTGGTGCCGAGCTGGTCGAAGACGCCGGACACCAAGTACACGACGGTGACCGCGCGCCTGGATCGCGCGTCGTCCAGCCGCATCTACCGCAGCGCGTGGGAAAAGCGACGCTGCGTCATCCCGATGACCGGCTATTACAAGTGGGACCGCACGGTGAAGCCGGCGCGCCCGTACTTCATCCAGTCGCGCGCGGGCGAGGTGCTGTTCGCCGCCGGCCTGTGGGACCGGTGGCCTGCCGATGCGCCGGAAATGCTTACGTTCACGGTGCTGACCATGCCCAATTCGGCGATCCCGCCGCCGCTGGTGCCCGACGGGCCGGTGTTCCTGCCCGCGGGCAAGGTCGACGACTGGATCGCCGGCCCGTGGTTCGCACAGCGCTTCCTGTCCGGCATGCGCCAGCCGGCGCTCGAAGCCTACGCCGTGTCGCGCGCGATCCGGGATCGCGAGGTCGACGACTACACGCTGCTCGAGCCGGCCGCGGCGACGGACGACGGGACGCCGCTGCCCGATGACGAGTCGTGGCTCGACGACGAAGACATCGATTGA
- a CDS encoding transporter, translating into MTRSTARRLLLVAGLAAALPAFAGDPISTDRPDFVESSATVGRHVQLETSVAASADEGAPLERSTPTLLRVGLGDAWELRFETEGRINAAGESDWADIGVGVKHHLQDREGMPSMAWIAGAELPTGVGADRRGVRPSLEFVAEWELAHDIGIGVMPGLSYERGDGDNGLAGLLAVVVGKSFADGRARVFGEVAAQRIPIHGDDGPETTFDTGASWRFGDNTQVDMAYSYGLSDAAADRAWTVGISQRW; encoded by the coding sequence ATGACCCGCTCGACCGCACGTCGCCTCCTGCTCGTCGCCGGCCTCGCCGCCGCGCTGCCCGCTTTCGCCGGGGATCCGATCTCGACGGATCGCCCGGACTTCGTCGAATCGAGCGCGACGGTCGGCCGTCATGTGCAGCTGGAGACCAGCGTGGCCGCGAGCGCCGACGAGGGCGCGCCGCTGGAGCGTTCGACGCCGACGCTGCTGCGCGTGGGACTGGGCGATGCCTGGGAGCTGCGGTTCGAGACCGAAGGCCGCATCAACGCGGCGGGTGAATCCGACTGGGCCGACATCGGCGTCGGCGTGAAGCATCACCTGCAGGATCGCGAGGGCATGCCGTCGATGGCGTGGATCGCGGGCGCGGAACTGCCGACGGGGGTCGGTGCGGACAGACGTGGCGTGCGGCCGTCGCTGGAGTTCGTCGCCGAGTGGGAACTCGCGCACGACATCGGCATCGGCGTGATGCCCGGCCTGTCCTATGAACGCGGCGATGGCGACAACGGCCTTGCCGGGTTGTTGGCGGTGGTGGTCGGCAAATCGTTCGCGGACGGCCGCGCGCGCGTGTTCGGCGAAGTCGCGGCGCAGCGCATCCCGATCCACGGCGACGATGGCCCGGAAACCACGTTCGATACCGGCGCGAGCTGGCGCTTCGGCGACAACACGCAGGTCGACATGGCGTACAGCTACGGCCTGAGCGACGCCGCCGCCGATCGCGCATGGACGGTCGGCATCTCGCAGCGCTGGTGA
- a CDS encoding cupin domain-containing protein — MPRIDLDRLPATNATGYPEPFARDVAGRWYRRLAPATGLKDFGASHVTLKPGAWSSQRHWHEDEDELVVMISGEAVLVDDHGETVLRAGDVAAFPKGDGNGHCLRNDSHADCVFVAIGQATTKLCHYSDIDMRWTGERYIHRDGTPY, encoded by the coding sequence GTGCCGCGCATCGACCTGGACCGTCTTCCCGCCACCAATGCCACGGGCTATCCCGAGCCCTTCGCCCGCGACGTCGCCGGCCGCTGGTATCGCCGCCTTGCGCCCGCCACGGGCCTGAAGGATTTCGGCGCCAGCCACGTCACGCTGAAGCCAGGCGCGTGGTCGTCGCAGCGCCATTGGCATGAGGACGAGGACGAACTCGTCGTGATGATTTCGGGCGAGGCCGTGCTCGTCGACGACCACGGGGAAACGGTGCTGCGTGCGGGTGACGTCGCCGCATTTCCGAAGGGCGACGGCAACGGTCACTGCCTCCGCAACGACAGCCATGCGGACTGCGTGTTCGTCGCCATTGGCCAAGCGACGACGAAGCTCTGCCACTACTCCGACATCGACATGCGTTGGACCGGCGAGCGCTACATCCACCGCGACGGCACGCCGTACTGA